From Triticum urartu cultivar G1812 chromosome 2, Tu2.1, whole genome shotgun sequence, a single genomic window includes:
- the LOC125538831 gene encoding uncharacterized protein LOC125538831, with amino-acid sequence MSLHNECQRQQLRGSNSAKPQTFWTICPTCGTKYQYHHAILLKFVRCQNCSKPFIAHVSTEQPAPSGPDQQFAGVWKNAGIFSEIRSLQKFEPGQVWALYSDKDKCPNCYALIQKVDLKNNKVHARWLEVCPDGEVEKRLVEDRTVGCGTYRVSTTRGITIYTDTKHFSHPVHAIFTGRRNSYEIYPRKGEVWALLKGWDICWSSDAHNQKNYKYEVVQVLSDFTTGTSIVVIPLVKIKVFISLFIQSKEATPYLIPQEDTVWFSHCVPYHLMSGAESEGIPEGALELDPTALPLNLAEALTCVVPESSSLKGLKFDAKYAGSSSGNNSHKGSMKVGERQHATCTNAGIFTKTPAAENRGHNTPFSVGGTDVDELSGHIVQAKVSCPEFFNFDQLRGVNQFRMNQVWAVYDSRSCMPRSYARITKVKRAPKFMVHFIWLEFDPTNKEELAWSCGELPVACGHFRRGKSETAQETCMFSHTISCQKSKMRNSYDIYPRKGEVWALFKGWDIGWGSDAGNHTNYEYEVVQVVSDFTTGTSIIVMPLVKIKGFVSLFMQSKEGSEYPIPRDSTLRFSHCVPHHLMCGTEREGVPQGSLELDPAALPLHLEEAFASVVLEKSSAKCQEFDAKCPGSSGGNNSRKGSVRYGEKQDATCMNTWTFAKMPKEEKTEHNTPSAVECTHVGEKSEDIVRTEYECPDSEFYEFSETRLLPKFGPGQIWSIYSDIDKFPNYYAFIESVDLKNNKVQARWLDACPRGEEERRLVTEDRPVGCGTFKVSTAQGLMTYTGAEIAECFSRLVLARPTGRRNEYEIVPRLGEVWAVYKDWKAGWTARDFSSCDYQLVEIFCHTNSSIRVRLLRKVDGYRAVFTKETTVETIGKDEYLKFSHQIPCFHLTNEGGGKLRGCLELDPYSVPEKFLLTD; translated from the coding sequence ATGAGTCTCCATAATGAGTGTCAACGACAACAGCTGCGTGGCTCAAACTCTGCAAAGCCACAAACATTTTGGACCATCTGTCCAACTTGTGGCACCAAATATCAGTACCACCATGCAATTTTGTTGAAATTTGTCCGCTGCCAGAATTGCTCGAAGCCCTTTATAGCACATGTTTCAACTGAGCAACCTGCTCCTTCTGGTCCAGATCAACAGTTTGCTGGGGTGTGGAAAAATGCAGGAATATTTTCAGAAATTAGATCGCTTCAGAAGTTCGAACCTGGGCAGGTCTGGGCACTCTACAGTGACAAAGATAAGTGTCCCAACTGCTATGCCTTGATACAGAAAGTTGATCTCAAGAACAATAAAGTACATGCAAGATGGCTGGAAGTTTGTCCTGATGGGGAGGTGGAGAAAAGATTGGTAGAAGATCGAACTGTTGGGTGCGGAACATATAGGGTCTCCACCACCCGTGGTATTACGATTTACACCGACACGAAACACTTTTCTCATCCTGTACATGCCATATTCACTGGTAGAAGGAACTCTTATGAGATATATCCTAGGAAAGGTGAAGTTTGGGCCCTTCTCAAGGGATGGGATATTTGTTGGAGTTCAGATGCTCACAACCAAAAGAACTACAAATATGAAGTTGTTCAGGTCCTCTCTGATTTCACGACAGGCACCAGTATCGTTGTCATTCCGCTTGTAAAGATAAAAGTCTTTATTAGCTTATTTATACAGTCTAAAGAGGCCACTCCATACCTGATACCTCAGGAGGACACGGTATGGTTCTCACACTGCGTCCCGTATCATTTGATGAGTGGAGCTGAAAGTGAAGGCATTCCAGAAGGAGCTCTGGAGCTTGATCCTACAGCTCTTCCCCTTAACTTGGCAGAGGCTCTTACCTGTGTTGTTCCAGAAAGCAGTTCACTAAAAGGCCTGAAGTTTGATGCCAAATATGCTGGCTCATCCAGTGGAAATAATTCTCACAAGGGATCCATGAAGGTTGGGGAGAGGCAACATGCTACGTGCACAAATGCAGGGATCTTTACAAAGACACCGGCGGCTGAGAACAGAGGACATAACACTCCATTTTCTGTAGGAGGTACAGATGTTGATGAGCTATCTGGTCATATTGTTCAAGCAAAAGTATCATGTCCTGAATTTTTCAACTTTGACCAACTTCGAGGTGTAAATCAGTTTAGAATGAACCAGGTCTGGGCTGTCTATGATAGTCGAAGCTGTATGCCAAGATCTTATGCTCGAATTACAAAGGTAAAGAGGGCCCCCAAGTTTATGGTACACTTTATTTGGCTGGAGTTTGATCCCACAAATAAAGAGGAGCTGGCTTGGTCTTGTGGGGAACTGCCTGTTGCTTGTGGACATTTCAGGCGTGGAAAATCAGAAACAGCTCAAGAAACTTGCATGTTCTCTCATACTATTTCCTGTCAGAAAAGCAAGATGAGAAACTCCTATGATATATATCCTAGGAAAGGTGAAGTTTGGGCCCTTTTTAAGGGATGGGACATTGGTTGGGGTTCAGATGCTGGCAACCACACAAACTATGAGTATGAGGTTGTTCAAGTTGTCTCTGATTTCACTACAGGAACTAGCATCATCGTCATGCCGCTTGTAAAAATAAAAGGTTTCGTCAGCTTATTTATGCAGTCAAAAGAGGGAAGTGAGTACCCGATACCGCGGGATAGCACACTGAGGTTTTCACATTGTGTCCCTCATCATCTGATGTGTGGAACTGAAAGAGAAGGCGTTCCACAAGGAAGTCTTGAGCTCGATCCTGCAGCACTCCCCCTTCATTTGGAAGAGGCCTTTGCTTCTGTTGTCCTGGAAAAAAGTTCAGCAAAATGTCAGGAGTTTGATGCCAAATGTCCTGGTTCATCAGGTGGAAATAACTCTCGCAAGGGATCCGTTAGGTACGGAGAGAAGCAAGATGCGACATGCATGAACACATGGACGTTTGCAAAGATGCCAAAAGAAGAGAAGACAGAGCATAACACTCCATCTGCTGTAGAATGTACACATGTTGGTGAGAAATCTGAAGATATTGTCCGAACAGAATATGAATGTCCGGATTCAGAGTTCTATGAATTTTCAGAAACAAGACTGCTTCCCAAGTTCGGACCTGGGCAGATCTGGTCCATCTACAGCGATATCGATAAGTTCCCCAATTACTATGCCTTCATAGAGAGTGttgatctcaagaacaacaaAGTACAAGCAAGATGGCTTGATGCATGCCCCCGGGGAGAGGAGGAGAGAAGACTGGTGACAGAAGATCGGCCTGTTGGCTGCGGAACCTTTAAGGTTTCCACTGCGCAGGGCCTTATGACTTACACTGGTGCAGAAATAGCAGAATGCTTTTCTCGTCTTGTGCTTGCTAGACCAACTGGCAGACGAAACGAATATGAAATCGTGCCTCGCCTTGGTGAGGTCTGGGCCGTTTACAAGGACTGGAAGGCTGGATGGACTGCACGCGATTTTAGCAGCTGTGACTATCAGTTGGTGGAGATATTCTGCCACACTAATTCGTCCATACGAGTTCGGCTGTTAAGAAAGGTTGATGGTTACAGGGCAGTATTTACAAAGGAGACAACTGTGGAGACCATAGGCAAGGATGAGTACCTGAAGTTCTCTCACCAGATCCCTTGCTTCCATCTGACAAACGAAGGAGGAGGCAAGCTTCGAGGCTGTTTGGAGCTGGATCCTTATTCCGTGCCGGAGAAGTTTCTCCTGACTGATTGA